In Mixophyes fleayi isolate aMixFle1 chromosome 4, aMixFle1.hap1, whole genome shotgun sequence, the following proteins share a genomic window:
- the LOC142150176 gene encoding E3 ubiquitin-protein ligase TRIM17-like, translated as MASEIVPVDSGLYDDLKCSVCSDMLKDPVTLECMHHFCTSCFIRLYGNSTGCPHCLQPISCFAVKPNPLLLKIVELIKACTSPQYFSQVQNDLKLIIRAKERHIQFLTREKQEAQQKICSAKENGEKIRLKIAKEFQHLHARLVKEEETLLSSVDREEAAVVSPLQDTVQNIEQQIQSLADDFDYIQDTLNKTGDSPCEEADAIEQCSRIHTV; from the exons ATGGCATCAGAAATAGTCCCAGTGGATAGTGGCCTTTACGATGATCTGAAATGCTCTGTGTGCTCTGACATGCTGAAAGACCCAGTGACACTTGAGTGCATGCACCACTTCTGTACCAGCTGTTTTATACGTCTGTACGGCAACTCAACCGGCTGTCCTCATTGTCTCCAACCAATCTCCTGCTTTGCTGTGAAGCCGAATCCGCTCCTGCTAAAGATTGTGGAACTTATAAAGGCATGCACATCCCCACAATACTTTAGTCAAGTCCAG AATGATCTCAAGTTAATAATAAGGGCGAAAGAGAGACATATACAATTTCTCACTCGGGAGAAACAAGAGGCACAGCAAAAAATCTGCAGTGCGAAG GAAAATGGAGAGAAAATTCGCCTCAAGATTGCTAAAGAATTTCAGCACCTACATGCTCGGTTGGTGAAGGAAGAGGAGACTTTGCTAAGCTCAGTAGACAGGGAGGAGGCAGCTGTGGTGTCTCCTCTACAGGATACGGTGCAGAACATTGAACAGCAGATACAGAGTCTGGCTGATGATTTTGACTACATTCAGGATACGCTTAACAAAACTGGAGATTCCCCCTGTGAAGAG GCAGATGCCATAGAGCAATG TTCCAGAATCCATACAGTTTGA